A segment of the Lactobacillus sp. ESL0700 genome:
ACATTGAGAAGACATTAAAAAACTTAAACAACAAGCTAAATGATATTGGTGATGGTGTAAAAGAAGTGTTGCATTCAGAATTAGACGGTCTGTGTTTTAAAATCAAACGTCAAGATGGTGGTACAGAAGAACAGAACAATCGCTTGGATAATATCTATAAAAGTTATAAGGCACTACATGGCAATGGTGCTGGAACCAAACTATATGAAGAAACTAAGAAATTACCGATTATTGATAAGGAGACTGAAAGATGAGCATTAAAGATTATTTAGACTTAGGTTATGCAGGTTTAGTAGTTATTGCTATTGTGGCATGGGTTAGCGTTAAGGTTTATGGCGAGCACCATACTATCAAAAATAAATGGGTGGCTGAAATTCCTAATTTAGCAGCGGCCTTTGTTCATGAAGCGGAAACTACTGGCGGTGATGGCACGAAAAAGATGGACATCGTAATCACTAGTGTGGTAAATATCTTAACTAGTCACGGTGTCAAAATTGACCCTACCATTGAAGCAGCTATTCGGGCATTTGCGGAAAAAGAAGTTGCCAAGATGAATGAAAAGAAGCCAAGTAAGACTGGTACTACACCGGTAACTGATGCTAATAAGGAGGTTGCTAAATAATGAAACGTAATTATAAATACGCACTTGGTGCTAATGAAGGTAGTTCACAAGTTGCTCAACGTAGGTTTATCGTAGCTCACTCTACTGCCACACCTAATGGCGAAGCATGGGCGGTAGCACATAATATGAAAACTGGTATCAATACTAGTCAGACCTATGTTCACTTGGTTGTTGATGACAAACATATCTATGCAGTTGGTGAAATTGGTTATGTAGCTTGGGGAGCAGGAATGCCGGCGAACAACCTATCACCAGTTCAAATCGAGCTTTGTGAATTTACTAATCACAGGCGAGCAATGAAAGCCTATAAACATTATGTTAACTGGCTCAGGTGGGCTGCAAAGAAGTATGGCATTCCATTGACATTAGATGACAACGGCTACAAAGGAATTAAGACACATAGTTGGTTGGTTCAGCATGGATACAGTAATACAAACCATACTGACCCTTGGGGTTATCTAACGAAGCTTGGTATTACTAAGGATCAATTTAGAAAAGACCTAAAGAAAGGCTTTAGTGGTGCAAATATTGCGCTGACCAAGTAGAAAACGTATAATTGAATAGCGAGCGTTGGTATCTCTACGGGGACCAATACGAAAAGACCGCTCTGGAGATTAATTTCTCTGGAGCGGCCTTTTTTCGTACATAAATCGAAAGAGATTCAAAAGAGATATTATTGATATAGCAGTGTTGACAACAATTTTCGAAAAAGAATCAAACGTGTTATAATTTAGCTAATCAAGTAATTGCCACGTTTGTGGCCGACAGCAGCTATTAACTTAGTCTAGTAAGTAATCTGATCAGTTACTGAAGCTGTCTTAAAAAGATAAATGCCACTCGGATTAGCGAGTGGTATTTCAATGGACTAAATTTTGGACTAAAAAGTTAAAATTACTCAATAATATGAAATAGCAGTTTACTGTTATATCAACGTTTTTAAGGCATGTAATTACATAAAATAGCATATATAAATCTCACCGGGGTCATTGAAATATGGCGGTAAAGTCTTATAAATTAAAGTGAAAAGGCTGTGGTTATTGACCGCAGCCTTTTTAAATTCTAAAGTCGATTACTTTAGGTAGCTATTAAGTCCTTCGTGTTTATGCGCGAAGGAATTTTTTGTGTTTTATAGACTTAATAATTGCTTCTTTTCGGGAGCTTCAGATATTTGTCGTCTGTATTTTTTAATATTAATTGATACCACCATCGTAATAGTACTTTTAGCAAAATACTCAAGTACTGTTTCTAAATTTAGATTACTTTCCTTGTAACCACTTTTCCATGTCAACAGTGATATATACTACTTTATCATTAGGTTCCAATTTCCAATTTTTCGGGTCTTGTGGTTTAGGATATTCTTCGCCCTCAATCATGGTAGCAATG
Coding sequences within it:
- a CDS encoding phage holin, LLH family produces the protein MSIKDYLDLGYAGLVVIAIVAWVSVKVYGEHHTIKNKWVAEIPNLAAAFVHEAETTGGDGTKKMDIVITSVVNILTSHGVKIDPTIEAAIRAFAEKEVAKMNEKKPSKTGTTPVTDANKEVAK
- a CDS encoding peptidoglycan recognition family protein codes for the protein MKRNYKYALGANEGSSQVAQRRFIVAHSTATPNGEAWAVAHNMKTGINTSQTYVHLVVDDKHIYAVGEIGYVAWGAGMPANNLSPVQIELCEFTNHRRAMKAYKHYVNWLRWAAKKYGIPLTLDDNGYKGIKTHSWLVQHGYSNTNHTDPWGYLTKLGITKDQFRKDLKKGFSGANIALTK